The DNA sequence AATTGCTCGATGCACTGTGTTTCAGATCCGAGCACAGCACTCGGGTAAATATCAATCGTGACGGTACCGCCGGAAAGCTCCTCCAACCGCTGCTTCATCCGTTCCATCCCTTGATGGACTGGATGACTGGTGTCTTGCGTGTGCCCCAGTTTTAGCACCAACTGCCGAGCACCACCGCCCGTGATCTGTTGGCTTTGGTAGCGAACAAACATCGCAAAACCAACGGTCGCCACCAAGCATCCGACCAACAGACCTGCGACAAACAATGAAAGAGATCTATTCATGCCATCATTCTCTGACCAATCAAAGACGAGTCCTGTGCATGGGTCGAAGCGCACGCCGGCTTTCGGTTCGCTGATGGCGAGCTACTGGTCACGGCACTTCGCTAACTGCTCAGTCTAGGAGCTCAATGACGCGCAAACCTTGACGATCGAACTTAGGATTAGCACAATAGTCCCACGCCATATGTTACTGCTCTTGTACCAAGTTATTCCGCTAGTCATCAGCCTTCAGCCAGCTTGCTACGGTTATTGCGTCCTCTTCAAATGAAAGTACTTAAGAAACAGGACTGGTTTCACGACGACGGATTTCCGATCGTTGTCGAGCGTCGAAATCCGCAGGAGCCCTTTGGTCTGCACTGCCACGAGTTCTCAGAGATCGTGATCATCACAAGCGGGAAAGGACTCCACATCAGTGGCGAGGAAAGTTACGAACTCAGCGCAGGTGACACGTTTGTCATTGGTGGAGATCGCCCCCACGACTACGTGAATATGGATCAATTGAGTTTGATCAATGTTCTTTTCGACCCCACCGAGCTGCCGATGTCTCTCGGTGACTTGCAGGCGCTCTCCGGCTATCACGCCTTATTCACGTTGGAGCCCGCAACGCGCAAGCAGCACCAGTTTTCGAGTCATTTACAATTAAGCCCAGCCGAGATCGACGAGTCCCTGCGTTTGGTCGACAAGCTGGACAATGAACTCGCCACGCGAGAACAGGGTTTTGCGGTGATGGCGATTGCATTGATGCTCGAACTCGTGACATTTCTCTCACGTTGCTACTGCAAGACGCGAAACCCAGCTAGCAAAACGCTGATTCGCATCGGCGAATCGATTTCACATATGAGACGCAATCTTGACCATGCAATTGCGCTCGAAGACCTAGTAAACATTTCGGGAATGTCGCGTACCAATTATACCAGAGCGTTCGAGGCTACGATGGGAACGTCGCCGATCAACTACCTTATCGGCCTTCGGATCGAGGAAGCCAGTCGATTATTGCGAAGTACCGATCGCAGCATCACGGATATTGCATTCGATGTCGGATTCAGCGACAGCAATTACTTCAGTCGCCAGTTCCGCAAAACTCACGGTCAATCTCCACGCGAGTACAGAAAGCGTCATCGTTAGGGCGACCCTAGAGTGAGATACTTGAAACGATGCTCGCAGATTCGCACAGCCATCGAGGGTTGATGGACGGACAATGCGTTTCTTGAACATCGTCGATGAATACAAACGCGTTTGCTTGAGCATCAAGGTTGGCCGAAGCATCACGAATGAAGATGCGATCGACACTTTGGTGGAGCTGCTCTCGACGTGCAGCGTTCCGAAACGGATTCGCTGCGACAATGGAACCGAGTTTATCTCAGCGGCGATTAAGAAGTGGCTCTGCACGCTTGCCATAGGTTGAAGACTGGTTTCACATATTGAGGCAGGTCAGATCTCGGCTGTCACCTCGGGATTCGCAAGAGCTAGAAGACAGCATTCTTTGTCTAGACATCACGCGTCCGATGGAAGGTGGCTGGGCATCGATCA is a window from the Lacipirellulaceae bacterium genome containing:
- a CDS encoding helix-turn-helix domain-containing protein gives rise to the protein MKVLKKQDWFHDDGFPIVVERRNPQEPFGLHCHEFSEIVIITSGKGLHISGEESYELSAGDTFVIGGDRPHDYVNMDQLSLINVLFDPTELPMSLGDLQALSGYHALFTLEPATRKQHQFSSHLQLSPAEIDESLRLVDKLDNELATREQGFAVMAIALMLELVTFLSRCYCKTRNPASKTLIRIGESISHMRRNLDHAIALEDLVNISGMSRTNYTRAFEATMGTSPINYLIGLRIEEASRLLRSTDRSITDIAFDVGFSDSNYFSRQFRKTHGQSPREYRKRHR